The Rhizoctonia solani chromosome 13, complete sequence nucleotide sequence GAACTCGCATATCTGCTTACCTGATCTTCGATGTGGAGAGCTGCCACGCCGGCCCGGTCGTACATTTGCACTGTGCGAGCTACCATCGCAGGCCCGCCGAAGCCAGTGTCGGCGTCGGCAATGAGCGGGTAGAGTAGCTGAGGCTGGTAATCACGCCAGCGTTTTGGACAAAGTCAGGTAGTGTCGCGATGGCGAGATCAGGCATGCCGAGCTTGGCAGCAGTGGTGGCGGCACCGCTGAAAGTACCAGTGTGAGTaaaatatatgcgtggtGAAGCAATGGAGTGATACCTCTGATAGAGACATTCGAAGCCGGCCTCGAGAGCGCAGCGAGCACTGATACCGTCGCATACACCGGGGCAGCGACGATGCCAGGGCGAGCGAGCAACTGGCGGAGACGGGTGCTTGCCTTGGCAGACAACGGCTCATCTGCGGTGTGGCGGAGGTGAGCGGGGATGGTGTACTCGCGCTCAAAGGTCTGAATAGGTTGCACAACCATGTTGAATGGGTTTTAGAAGAAGTTGTGGTGTTTGGTTGGGAGAGGAGAGCTGAAAGCTTGTTGGGTAGGAACGGAGCGATGCTGAAAGCGACTCACCTATCACTGTTTATATATGTCTTACTTCCTCATTGACCCGTATGAGTTTGTAATGATCAATTCATTCAGTATACCATTTATTATTCGCTTTTTTGGCCAAGTCTCTTGAATTGACATCGATCTCACGCAAGTCACTCCCAACTATGGCCAAGGCATCACAAACCCGCCGGTAAATTCCGCCAAGTTCGGGACTGCAGAAGGTGGTATAGCTAATTTAAGAAATAATCAAGAATAGAGTCGTTCATAATTTTGGGGCGACGTGAGAGATCTGCCTGGTTCTGACATGTAGAGCAAGCGTCGGCAATCTGTGATGTCGGTCACTGCGACTAGCGAGATTCGTTATATGCAAATATGTGTCGGGGCTTCCTAATGATTGCCTTCGAGGAAGATAAGTCTACAAGTGGAAATGTAAAGGATGAAACTGACGCCAGAGCGATGTTACAAATCCCGCCAAGCTGCATCCCTGTCGAGGTGTGATCTAGGTGTATCAAATGTGCCCACGTGGGAGAAAGGGGCCAACGTAAGTTAATTCCAGTCGATTCGCTGAAAGTGGAAATGTTTAGTATGGTCAACACTTAATACTACATCTACTTATTGTAAATATAGTGACACATTATGCCGCATCAATCGTATTAGAGCCAGTTCAGAGGATATAAGTACCGCCCCAGATATCAAATATGCATGTATACCATCATCCCCGGGGACTATGGATGGGCATAGTAATTGATTACGGGTTTCACAATTTTACTCAAGCGTAATTGTCCTAAATTTTCCAACAGCGGGGCTTTTCTGAGCTTCTGATAGTATACCGTTGCTGACCAGGCCTTTCTGGCATTCAACGTATGATAAAATATCCAAGACCGACATTATAGTGAGCATGGGATAGAGCCCCGCGGTTCTGTGGGAAACCGGAAATAAAGATAGTACGCTCCCCCGAGCAAACAGACATGCTGTCACATCATGATAGAACACTCACATACGTCGTTGTCATCCAAAAGATAGGTTACATCATAACGAGTTGCCGTCGTATCGCGTTAACCCACATGAATCAGAATTCTGACACCCGAGTTTTGACGTTGATCGTTCATGCCGAAGGTACCCGCTGGCTCGTTAAGGAAGCCGGTGATCGACAATGGAGCCGAAAAAAAACTAGTTAATAACGTCAGTAGGGGGCACACGTGGGAAACGCTACTATCGCTATTCCAATCATTTTGTGCTTCGGTGGCGAGTCACGCAATGTTACTCTAGCCACGTATAACGGAGAGCTTCTGTTCAAAAATGATACCTAAGAGAGCGGCTGCGGATATCTGTAAGACCGGCTAACAATGAATGCGTGACTCTGTCCCAATACGAAGAGATAAAATAATGTGTTCAATAGATTGAGTACAACAATAACATTGGATACGAAACCAAAACAAGTAAATGCTCAGAGATTATAAAACAAATTCATAGGCGATGTGTTGAGTACAGAACTTTGAAAGCTGTATCCTAAATGGCTAGGTGAGTATATGCGATCGAAATACCACGAGCGCAGCAGCCTACCATATCTATCCCCTTGATATCCTCATTGACGGGCGGTAATATGCCGGATGAGGAGTGTTGTAAAAGGTCCATGCTTGTTCCTGAGTTATCTGCCTGAACAAGTCAAAGCCAGAGCGTGATAGCACCTTTTTCTGTGTCAATAGTCGCATAAGATTAAAACAAGGTCGGAAAGGATCGTTGGTTGCGTTTTTCAGGATGATAGCTTGGCTGGTAGCCTCACTGAGATGCTCCAATAGTTTCGTGTGATAATATGGCCTGGGTCGACCTCGGGAGGTGATGTCCGCTGGCATCCGAGATCATCCACTTCCCAAATAGCAACCGTTTTCTCTGGTATACAGTACGGAACTTCCTCCAGACAAATACCAGTAGGACGCCCCACTTCGTCAGAGGTTAACTTAAGTACAAGGAACCTTCGCCACTTGATTTGCGTATGGACTTGCACAATTCTCATCGTCCAAGTATTGAGAGCCGGAGGCTTAGTACCAGGAGTAATCGCAGCGCCATAGAACAGGGCAGAGGTACATTTCCACATTTCGGGTTTGTCAGAATCCCCGCAAGAAGTTGGAGGATGGAGAGGGATCATTGTGACTGGAAGCGGAGAAGTTACCATTCGAGTTGCGATAACCTAGATAGATAACAAGACTTGAAGGGCTTAAAATTGCACGAACGGGATTGCAGGCGGGCCGATTTGAGTGGCCGCAGAGCACCCACTTAAATAGGTCTGGTGAGAACTAGTGGGTTTAATGCAGTGCAGAACACTACTCTAGCTTCAGTATGAAATCAAGGTCCGGACGCGCATAGTGGCTACTTGGGCCCGTTAACTGAGCGATACATCACCGTGATGGACTAAGTCAACTTGGGCCTTGATATTCTAAACGTAGCTTGAAAGTAGGTTTGGGGATAAATCCATAACTCTGCCCCAAGTGGGTCTAATGGAGGAGAATTTAAACATGGAGTATTGTCAGTTCTCGAAGCACTGTCATCTAGCGTTGGATAATTCCCAATTCCCACACAGGGGGTACATTGAATTAAACTAAAGAAACAACACGGGTTGGTATAGAAAAACCAGTAGACTGATAGACTACAAGATATATTGGGAAACAAAGATAAACCAAATAAATTCAGGGGATTTTTTTTAACCTATGTGATATATCTAGAACTGAACAAAGTAGTTCTTAGCGACGATATCAGGCTTGTTGCACTCGAGTCATCGGGCTTTGATTCGAAATATCGTCGTAAGAAGGGAGGTCTTTGCCACTGTCCCTCTCGCCTGATTGGTGATTGGGTCCAAGATTGCCTGAAGATGTACCGTCAGAACCGCTTCCAGACATAAAGATCGTGTGAACCTACTCGTAGGACCATGATAATGCTTTCGTGCTCCTGCGAAGTACCACGCAAGAGAGCAAACCATAACACCGACGGTGATGACAGATCTATACAACGCACGtatattaatatatatataaaatAACGGAAAAGGAAGAGGAAACTTACGCATAATTCATGTTTAGCTGAGTCACGGGTATAATTGTTGGGAGAGCAAGGATAACCGCCACGAAAAGAGTCCAGAGAATGCACATTATGTTGACAGCCCAGCCAAGGAACCCATCTCCCATGTAGAATGGGCCGGGCTTGAAGTGGACTTCGGGATGGTTCCGGAAAATTCGCCTGCATGCGATGGGGACGATGTACGATAGATCCAGGGCCATGGCGGTCAGCGCGAAGATGGCTTGCGCGGCAATGGGGCTGGCAAGATCCAAGAGACCCGGTAGAATGCTGAGAAATACGACGAGCCACTGTAGAGTAGTTCCGTCAGTAGCTGCACTTTGGGACGAACCTTATCCTCCAAACTCACCACTGCGTACAATGGGACATGGTTCTTGGTAATGCGCCCAAAAATTCCCTTATCCGGGAGACCCCGGTCACGCGAGAACGCATAGAAGGTGCGAGAGCATGCTTGAAGTGCGGTTTGAACAACGAAGAACGCAGTAAGGCAGACCCAAACCCTAGGTAAATTTAGTTAATACACAAAGATCAATATTGAGGCGGATGAACAACATACCAAAGGAACAATGCACCCGCGCGTCCGATGCGTCTATACATAATTTCCAACACGGCGAGGCCGGATGGGCCCGGGAGATCCTCGAGTGGGCCAGAGCAAAGAACGAGCACGATGTTGAAGAGCCATCCAAGAAGTCCTGTGCCCACGACTGGAGAAGAGTGGTTCAGGTATGAAAGGCAAGCTTAGCGAATAATACTGACCGGCAATGAAGATCGCAGCGGGTGCAGCAACGGCAGCACGCTGTACTTCttccctgaaaatgaaaatGATAAGTCATAATCTCGAGAGAACACGTTTTGTTAACGTACGAAATATGTGCTGGGCGACGATAGCATCAGTAACTTCCATGTGAAATTAACGGGGTTCCACATACCTGTCGCATCATAATCtgtcatagtccattggacGGAAAGCAAGCCAAAGAGGAATGCAATCCCTGTATTCCAGCCTCCGGTTTGATTGACCACACCAGCAGAGCCAAACACGTAGCTAGAAATACCACCTCGGTCAGTCCGGGCATGATGGAAGAAGACAAGAAATTAAACGGACTTTGCCGGGTGCATTTCACTCCGAGGAGTCTTGGCTAGGAGTACAATGGTGATTACTGAGTAAAATATGATGTATGCGTTTGAAGTGAGTTAGGGGGCGGCGGTGTCAGATAGAATTTGATAGGAACAAGAAAAGGTACATACGGAGCGTGGCACCAATGTTGACAAAAACGAAGCCACTCGTCATTCGAGCGAGGTATTTGGTCGCAAGCGAGTTCTGTATGGAATATTCCAAATATGGTAAGCGAGGTGTACGGTTAAGCGAAGCAAGCCGAAGCCGAAGCGTCAGGGGAAGAATGAAGCCATACAAGGGATGGAGGCCGGATAGGGGAGAGGGGAGCATTTCATGGTGATATGTTCGTATAACTCACGAGTAGACCGTGCACGACGAGCAGTGCGGCCATAAGACCGACAACCATCCCTTGAGTTACGACAAAATTCTCGTCGTTTTTGGATATAACCACCTAGAATCATAGTTACGTTAGTGCTCGTAACTATCAGCGTTCAAGGCCAGAATTCGGATGCGTGAATGACGTCTGGACCACTGATTTTGTATGGCACGCTCATTGGAGCCAACGCCAAGAATGATATAAAAAAAATCGAGTCAGA carries:
- a CDS encoding amino acid permease, with protein sequence MAPQDKKYQVDVPSGESLTSDDAELIAMGYQPSFKREFTNIATISFAFSIMGMCSSIATTFNTPLTLGGPASVVWCWILGATMCFTLGASIAEIVSAFPTAGGLYTASAQLVPPKQRAIVGWVVGWLNMLGQVAGVSSTEFGLSNMIWGAVVISKNDENFVVTQGMVVGLMAALLVVHGLLNSLATKYLARMTSGFVFVNIGATLLITIVLLAKTPRSEMHPANYVFGSAGVVNQTGGWNTGIAFLFGLLSVQWTMTDYDATAHISEEVQRAAVAAPAAIFIAVVGTGLLGWLFNIVLVLCSGPLEDLPGPSGLAVLEIMYRRIGRAGALFLWVWVCLTAFFVVQTALQACSRTFYAFSRDRGLPDKGIFGRITKNHVPLYAVWLVVFLSILPGLLDLASPIAAQAIFALTAMALDLSYIVPIACRRIFRNHPEVHFKPGPFYMGDGFLGWAVNIMCILWTLFVAVILALPTIIPVTQLNMNYASVITVGVMVCSLAWYFAGARKHYHGPTSNLGPNHQSGERDSGKDLPSYDDISNQSPMTRVQQA